One window of Mesorhizobium sp. PAMC28654 genomic DNA carries:
- the guaD gene encoding guanine deaminase: MTKEAFTLIGTAFHTPERGRLEVLEDHLFSVDAQGRIAEILAPGHPEYQARESDARQAGTLVLLGNGQFLLPGLVDLHIHAPQWPQMGKALDVPLEVWLRKYTFPLEARFADLAYAREVYADLVDNLLANGTTTALYFATVHVEASLALAETCLEKGQRALVGKVAMDDPEQCPPFYRDANAASAVADTRRFIDAVKALDTQERPLVQPAITPRFIPSCTDAALQGLGELATEFGCHVQTHCSESDWAKAFVEARFGQTDAASLDGFGLLTRHTILAHSNFIDGQDMDLIKEKGAGVAHCPLSNFYFANAAFPLRAALDRQMHVGLGTDISGGYSPSLFDGCRHALSASRTLQSGVHAGLPAEQRGAPGEPITHQEAFWLATAGGAEALDLPTGSFRVGYEFDALLIDTRAKASNIHVNAADDTLEDVFQKIVLNAARANIATVWVGGRMVVGQ, encoded by the coding sequence ATGACGAAAGAAGCCTTCACGCTGATCGGGACCGCCTTCCACACACCGGAACGCGGCCGGCTGGAAGTGCTGGAGGATCATCTGTTCAGCGTCGATGCGCAGGGGCGTATCGCTGAGATCCTGGCGCCCGGTCATCCAGAATACCAAGCGAGGGAGAGCGATGCCCGGCAGGCGGGTACGCTGGTGCTGCTTGGCAACGGCCAGTTCCTGCTGCCCGGTCTCGTCGACCTGCACATCCATGCGCCGCAATGGCCGCAGATGGGCAAGGCGCTGGATGTGCCGCTCGAAGTCTGGCTGCGGAAATACACCTTTCCGCTCGAGGCGCGCTTCGCTGACCTGGCCTATGCGCGCGAAGTCTATGCCGATCTGGTCGACAATCTCCTGGCCAACGGAACCACCACGGCGCTCTATTTCGCCACGGTCCATGTCGAAGCGAGCCTGGCGCTCGCCGAGACATGCCTTGAAAAAGGCCAGCGCGCACTTGTAGGCAAGGTGGCGATGGACGACCCCGAACAGTGCCCGCCCTTCTACCGCGATGCCAATGCGGCAAGCGCGGTAGCGGACACCAGGCGTTTCATCGATGCGGTCAAGGCGCTGGATACTCAGGAGAGGCCGCTTGTCCAGCCGGCGATAACGCCACGCTTCATCCCAAGCTGCACCGATGCAGCACTCCAGGGGCTGGGCGAGCTTGCGACCGAATTCGGCTGCCACGTGCAGACACATTGCTCCGAGAGCGACTGGGCAAAGGCATTCGTGGAGGCGCGCTTCGGCCAAACCGATGCGGCGAGCCTGGACGGTTTCGGCCTGCTCACCCGGCATACGATCCTCGCGCATTCGAACTTCATCGACGGGCAGGACATGGACCTGATCAAGGAGAAGGGCGCGGGCGTTGCCCATTGCCCGCTGTCCAATTTCTATTTCGCCAATGCCGCGTTCCCGCTGCGCGCGGCGCTTGACCGGCAGATGCATGTCGGGCTGGGGACGGATATTTCGGGCGGCTACAGCCCGTCGCTGTTCGACGGCTGCCGGCATGCGCTGTCGGCGTCCAGGACGCTGCAGAGCGGCGTGCACGCCGGACTGCCGGCGGAGCAGCGCGGCGCGCCCGGTGAGCCCATCACGCATCAAGAGGCGTTCTGGCTGGCCACCGCCGGAGGAGCGGAGGCGCTCGACCTGCCGACAGGCAGTTTTCGCGTTGGTTATGAATTCGACGCGTTGCTGATCGACACCAGGGCCAAGGCTTCGAACATCCACGTCAACGCGGCCGACGATACGCTTGAGGATGTCTTCCAGAAGATCGTGCTCAACGCGGCACGCGCCAACATCGCTACTGTGTGGGTGGGCGGCCGAATGGTGGTCGGGCAGTAG
- a CDS encoding MFS transporter, whose translation MSAGVPAKKTTEPTLTDTTATGVAPASASHTSAQATAFTVILAVSFCHGINDIMQSLLSAIYPLLKENYGLDFWQIGLLTFTFQVTASLLQPVIGMITDKRPMPYSLPYGMASSLVGLIVLAYAGHYSLLLIGASLIGIGSAIFHPESSRIARFASGGRFGLAQSLFQVGGNFGQSMGPLLAAFIVVPFGQTSISWFAVGSLIGIIVLWQVGGWYSRMRAAQANRKTASFVSPFPRRKVMWALAVLTLLVLTKNAYIASLSSYYTFYAIHKFGVSVQMSQVMLFLFLGASALGILLGGPFGDRYGQKAMIWFSIVGVLPFTLALPYANLEWTMVLTVLIGLILSSAFSNIVVFAQELVPGRVGMIAGIFFGFAFGMGGIAAAVLGVVADMKGIDFVFQVCSYLPLLGLLTVFLPNMREARKLDAATR comes from the coding sequence ATGAGCGCGGGCGTGCCCGCCAAAAAGACCACGGAGCCTACCTTGACCGATACGACAGCCACCGGCGTCGCACCCGCGAGTGCCAGCCACACTTCAGCCCAGGCGACGGCCTTCACCGTCATCCTGGCGGTGAGCTTCTGCCACGGCATCAACGACATCATGCAGTCGCTGCTATCGGCCATCTATCCGCTCTTGAAGGAAAATTATGGCCTCGATTTCTGGCAGATCGGCCTTCTGACCTTCACCTTCCAGGTAACGGCGTCGCTGCTGCAGCCGGTGATCGGCATGATCACCGACAAGCGCCCGATGCCCTATTCCCTGCCTTATGGCATGGCCTCCTCGCTCGTCGGGCTGATCGTGCTCGCCTATGCCGGACATTATTCGCTGCTTCTGATCGGCGCGTCGCTGATCGGCATCGGCTCGGCCATCTTCCACCCGGAATCCTCGCGCATTGCCCGCTTCGCCTCCGGCGGCCGCTTCGGCCTCGCGCAGTCGCTGTTCCAGGTCGGCGGCAATTTCGGCCAGTCCATGGGGCCGCTGCTGGCGGCCTTCATCGTCGTGCCCTTTGGCCAGACCAGCATCTCGTGGTTCGCCGTCGGCTCGCTGATCGGCATCATCGTGCTGTGGCAGGTCGGCGGCTGGTACAGCCGGATGCGCGCCGCGCAGGCCAACCGCAAGACGGCGAGCTTCGTCTCGCCCTTCCCGCGCCGCAAGGTGATGTGGGCCCTGGCGGTGCTGACCCTGCTGGTGCTGACCAAGAATGCCTACATTGCCTCGCTCTCCAGCTACTACACCTTCTACGCCATCCATAAGTTCGGCGTTTCGGTGCAGATGAGCCAAGTCATGCTGTTCCTGTTCCTCGGCGCCTCGGCGCTCGGCATCCTGTTGGGCGGCCCGTTCGGCGACCGTTACGGACAGAAGGCGATGATCTGGTTCTCGATCGTTGGCGTGCTGCCCTTCACGCTGGCCCTCCCCTATGCCAACCTCGAATGGACGATGGTGCTGACGGTGCTGATCGGCCTGATCCTGTCGTCGGCCTTCTCCAACATCGTCGTCTTCGCGCAGGAACTGGTGCCGGGACGCGTCGGCATGATTGCCGGCATATTCTTCGGCTTCGCCTTCGGCATGGGTGGCATCGCGGCTGCCGTGCTCGGCGTCGTCGCCGACATGAAGGGCATCGATTTCGTCTTTCAGGTCTGCTCGTATTTGCCGCTGCTCGGCCTGCTGACGGTGTTCCTGCCGAACATGCGGGAAGCAAGAAAGCTCGACGCCGCGACCCGCTAG
- a CDS encoding putative bifunctional diguanylate cyclase/phosphodiesterase: MAHVESYEPRHEPGSDELRILYRREAQAKRRADARPGLWIAVVIYLLFSATDLLLIPDVAAYTITARFAVGLTALLTLEVQLRRGAATEWLDMTCAAAIIFGYIGWLYPTSMGADRETVAYYMVFGTIFMMSANLFFTFSFKVSIITSTIILCILYVVNYLVPATLTYKMVFGSFYISCFTFTSYVNWKLNKERYNVFLNALEAKIQHREATERGKALLRLSRTDPLTGLENRRAIDEKLRDYWTDWQKHGSSFAAILIDVDFFKKFNDCYGHQEGDRCLIHVANALSDLIKQHDGSIGRYGGEEFIVLARMDKKDQVADLAEAICRTVENLALTHELRRDGISIVTASVGAAFTRKQTGAKLEKIIHEADRALYLAKASGRNCARLFDPTDPQSSDESENLAALLKIAISQNLVSLVYQPIQDVASGRFEAVEALMRLKMLDGTLVPPSLFIPVAERTGAILELGRWAIRTVCTELLAEDHVRVVSVNVSPIQLKTPGFAASVATILGETGVTGNRLAFEITEGLEMEMHSDILRCISDLKLLGIKIWLDDFGTGFAGLSWLRLIDFDTVKIDRSFLHDCATPNGKAMLQDIIALVRNRGHKILVEGVETDEQMALMREFGIDNVQGFRVGRPAPAENFQRHRDVHKRPFAVRKSA; the protein is encoded by the coding sequence ATGGCGCATGTGGAATCGTATGAACCGCGCCACGAGCCGGGGTCGGACGAACTGCGTATTCTTTACCGGAGAGAAGCGCAGGCGAAGCGACGAGCGGACGCAAGGCCAGGGCTTTGGATCGCCGTTGTGATCTATCTCTTGTTTTCGGCAACCGATCTGCTGCTGATTCCAGATGTGGCGGCCTATACGATCACGGCGCGTTTCGCGGTCGGACTGACCGCGCTGCTGACCCTGGAAGTGCAGCTTCGCCGGGGAGCCGCCACGGAATGGCTGGATATGACCTGCGCCGCGGCCATTATCTTCGGCTACATTGGTTGGTTGTATCCGACGTCCATGGGGGCCGACAGGGAAACCGTCGCCTACTATATGGTCTTCGGCACCATTTTCATGATGAGCGCCAACCTTTTCTTCACGTTCAGCTTCAAGGTATCTATCATAACGTCCACGATTATATTGTGTATACTTTATGTGGTAAATTACCTCGTGCCTGCTACTCTGACGTACAAAATGGTATTTGGATCGTTCTATATTTCATGCTTCACGTTCACATCATACGTAAACTGGAAGCTGAACAAGGAGCGCTACAACGTCTTTCTGAACGCCCTGGAGGCAAAAATCCAGCACAGGGAGGCGACCGAACGCGGCAAGGCTTTGCTAAGACTGTCGCGGACCGATCCGCTTACAGGCCTGGAGAACCGGCGGGCGATCGACGAGAAGCTGCGCGATTATTGGACCGACTGGCAAAAGCATGGCAGCAGCTTTGCCGCGATCCTCATCGACGTGGACTTCTTCAAGAAGTTCAACGACTGCTACGGCCATCAGGAGGGCGACCGTTGCCTGATCCATGTCGCCAATGCCCTTAGCGATCTGATCAAGCAACATGATGGCTCGATCGGGCGCTATGGCGGTGAAGAGTTCATTGTCCTGGCGCGCATGGACAAGAAGGACCAGGTCGCGGATCTGGCGGAAGCCATTTGCCGCACGGTGGAGAACCTGGCGCTTACCCACGAATTGCGACGGGACGGCATCTCGATTGTGACGGCGAGCGTTGGCGCTGCATTCACCAGGAAGCAGACCGGCGCCAAATTGGAGAAGATCATCCACGAAGCCGATCGCGCGCTCTATCTGGCAAAAGCCAGCGGTCGAAATTGTGCCCGGCTGTTCGATCCGACCGATCCCCAGAGCAGCGACGAGAGCGAGAACCTTGCGGCTCTGCTGAAGATCGCGATCAGCCAGAACCTCGTTTCGCTCGTCTATCAGCCCATCCAGGATGTCGCGTCGGGCCGATTTGAGGCCGTGGAGGCCTTGATGCGCCTCAAAATGCTGGACGGCACATTGGTTCCACCGAGCCTGTTCATTCCTGTCGCGGAACGAACCGGCGCGATCCTGGAACTCGGGCGCTGGGCAATAAGGACAGTGTGTACTGAACTCCTGGCTGAGGATCACGTGCGTGTCGTCAGTGTCAACGTCTCTCCAATCCAGCTCAAGACGCCTGGCTTCGCTGCGTCTGTCGCGACCATCCTTGGCGAGACAGGCGTAACCGGCAACAGGCTGGCCTTCGAAATCACCGAAGGGCTGGAGATGGAGATGCACTCGGACATTCTTCGCTGCATCAGCGACCTGAAGCTGCTGGGGATCAAGATATGGCTTGATGACTTTGGCACCGGCTTCGCCGGCCTTTCGTGGCTTCGTCTCATCGATTTCGACACGGTGAAGATCGACCGCTCGTTTCTTCACGACTGCGCCACGCCGAACGGCAAGGCGATGCTCCAGGACATTATTGCCCTGGTCCGAAATCGTGGCCACAAGATTCTGGTCGAAGGAGTGGAAACCGATGAGCAGATGGCCCTTATGCGCGAATTCGGCATAGACAACGTCCAGGGTTTTCGTGTCGGACGTCCCGCTCCCGCCGAGAATTTCCAGAGGCACCGAGATGTCCACAAACGGCCATTTGCCGTCCGCAAGTCCGCATGA
- a CDS encoding alpha/beta fold hydrolase: protein MNQASQSKPSSGSGTITTKDGTQIYYKDWGTGQPIVFHHGWPLSSDDWDAQMLFFLAQGYRVIAHDRRGHGRSAQTDIGNEMDTYAADVAKLAEHLDLKNAIHVGHSTGGGEVARYVARYGAGGRVAKVVLIGAVPPIMVKTPANPGGLPIEVFDGFRAAQAANRAQFFRDVPAGPFYGFNRPGAEVSQGVIDNWWRQGMMGGTKAHYDCIKAFSETDFTEDLKTIDVPVLVMHGDDDQIVPIADSALLTIKLLKKGELKVYKGYPHGMATTHADIINADLLAFFKA, encoded by the coding sequence ATGAACCAAGCCTCGCAATCCAAGCCCAGCTCCGGCAGCGGCACGATCACCACCAAGGATGGAACGCAGATCTATTACAAGGATTGGGGGACCGGTCAGCCGATCGTCTTCCATCACGGCTGGCCGCTGAGCAGCGACGACTGGGACGCCCAGATGCTGTTCTTCCTGGCACAAGGCTATCGTGTAATCGCCCATGATCGCCGGGGCCACGGCCGTTCGGCCCAGACCGACATCGGCAATGAGATGGACACCTACGCCGCCGATGTCGCGAAACTTGCCGAACATCTTGACCTCAAGAACGCCATCCATGTCGGCCATTCGACCGGCGGCGGTGAAGTGGCGCGCTATGTCGCCCGGTATGGCGCCGGCGGCCGTGTCGCCAAGGTGGTGCTGATCGGTGCGGTGCCGCCGATCATGGTCAAGACTCCAGCCAACCCAGGCGGCCTGCCGATCGAGGTGTTCGACGGCTTCCGCGCCGCCCAGGCGGCCAACCGCGCCCAGTTCTTCCGCGACGTTCCGGCCGGTCCGTTCTACGGGTTCAACCGCCCCGGTGCCGAGGTATCGCAGGGCGTCATCGACAATTGGTGGCGCCAGGGCATGATGGGCGGCACCAAGGCGCACTATGATTGCATCAAGGCTTTTTCGGAAACCGACTTCACCGAGGACCTGAAGACAATCGACGTGCCGGTGCTGGTCATGCATGGCGATGACGACCAGATCGTCCCGATCGCCGATTCGGCGCTCCTGACGATCAAGCTGCTCAAGAAGGGCGAGCTCAAGGTCTACAAGGGCTACCCGCATGGCATGGCCACGACCCATGCCGACATCATCAACGCCGACCTGCTGGCCTTCTTCAAGGCGTAA
- a CDS encoding 50S ribosomal protein L25/general stress protein Ctc has translation MSHDTYELKAEAREQVGKGSARAVRRNGKVPAVIYGDKQPPLAISLNYKDVFYKIHGGGFLTTVATIDVEGKKIQVLPKDFQLDPVKDFPLHVDFLRIGKDTEVNVDVPVHFINEDKSPGIKRGGVLNIVRHEVEFHCPANAIPEFITVDLTGANIGDSIHISAVKLPAGVKPVISDRDFTIATIAGSSAMKPETEETAEAAPEAAPAAEEK, from the coding sequence ATGAGCCACGACACTTACGAGCTCAAGGCCGAAGCACGCGAACAGGTCGGTAAGGGGTCCGCCCGTGCAGTTCGCCGCAACGGTAAAGTGCCTGCAGTAATCTATGGCGACAAGCAGCCTCCCCTGGCTATTTCGCTCAACTACAAGGACGTCTTCTACAAGATCCATGGCGGTGGGTTCCTGACCACGGTCGCCACGATCGATGTCGAGGGCAAGAAGATCCAGGTCCTGCCGAAGGACTTCCAGCTCGACCCGGTCAAGGACTTCCCGCTCCACGTGGATTTCCTGCGCATCGGCAAGGACACCGAAGTCAACGTTGACGTGCCCGTGCACTTCATCAACGAAGACAAGTCGCCCGGCATCAAGCGCGGCGGCGTGCTCAACATCGTGCGTCACGAAGTCGAGTTCCACTGCCCGGCCAATGCGATCCCGGAATTCATTACCGTCGATCTCACCGGCGCCAACATCGGCGATTCGATCCATATCTCGGCGGTCAAGCTGCCGGCCGGCGTCAAGCCGGTGATCTCCGACCGCGACTTCACCATCGCGACCATTGCCGGTTCTTCGGCGATGAAGCCGGAGACGGAAGAGACGGCTGAGGCTGCACCGGAAGCGGCTCCCGCCGCCGAAGAGAAGTAA
- a CDS encoding MarR family winged helix-turn-helix transcriptional regulator, which translates to MPLPLDNQLCFTLYATSMAINRTYKPMLDEMGITYPQYLVLNALGEADGMSVGTIARRLALESSTVTPLVKRLEQAGLATRQRSQTDERQVQVDLTAAGRKLLVQCNCLNETLIERSGMTLAQLDALNRQVQALRDALSGSQE; encoded by the coding sequence GTGCCTCTCCCGTTGGACAATCAGCTCTGCTTCACGCTCTACGCCACCAGCATGGCGATCAATCGCACCTACAAGCCCATGCTGGACGAGATGGGGATCACCTATCCGCAATATCTGGTGCTCAACGCGCTGGGAGAAGCGGACGGCATGTCGGTCGGCACGATCGCGCGGCGACTCGCCCTGGAATCGAGCACGGTCACGCCGCTGGTCAAGCGACTGGAACAGGCTGGATTGGCGACCCGCCAGCGCAGCCAGACCGACGAGCGCCAGGTGCAGGTCGACCTGACCGCCGCCGGCCGCAAGCTGCTGGTCCAATGCAATTGCCTGAACGAGACCCTGATCGAGCGTTCAGGCATGACGCTGGCGCAGCTTGATGCCTTGAACCGGCAGGTTCAGGCGCTGCGCGATGCGTTGAGCGGTAGTCAGGAATAG
- a CDS encoding DUF2478 domain-containing protein has product MTGKLIAAIVGAESAVIQKLLAEAVSDWRRAGVKVCGVVEEAHGLTGRSCSSGLLRNLETGNLFAMYLDEPPAHTSCHLDELGVVGACASIVDRIATSDLVVLSKFGKVEAVGSGLFEAFELAVALNKPLLTSVAPKHHYAWQRFTPEALFIRPDRASIETWKRGVSKAFSTAVPTNMVLSN; this is encoded by the coding sequence ATGACCGGAAAGCTGATTGCAGCGATCGTCGGTGCGGAGAGCGCGGTAATCCAGAAGCTCCTGGCCGAGGCTGTTTCGGATTGGCGGCGGGCAGGGGTGAAGGTGTGCGGTGTCGTGGAAGAAGCACACGGCCTGACAGGGCGCTCATGCAGTTCCGGCCTTTTGCGGAATCTTGAAACCGGCAACCTTTTCGCAATGTACCTGGATGAGCCGCCGGCCCATACGTCATGCCATCTTGACGAACTGGGTGTGGTTGGGGCCTGCGCCAGTATCGTCGACCGGATTGCAACGAGCGATCTCGTCGTGTTGAGCAAATTCGGCAAGGTCGAAGCGGTGGGGAGCGGTCTGTTCGAAGCGTTCGAGCTTGCCGTTGCGCTCAACAAGCCCTTGCTGACATCGGTTGCGCCCAAACATCACTACGCATGGCAGCGCTTCACGCCGGAAGCCCTGTTTATTCGCCCCGATCGAGCCTCGATCGAGACATGGAAACGCGGTGTCTCCAAGGCGTTTTCGACAGCCGTGCCCACCAATATGGTGCTGTCCAATTGA
- the pth gene encoding aminoacyl-tRNA hydrolase, with protein MLLFAGLGNPGAKYANNRHNVGFMAADAIARRHSFSPWSKKFQGLISEGTLGGEKIVLIKPQTFMNLSGQSVGEALRFYKLESSALTVFYDEIDLAEGKVRIKTGGGAGGHNGIRSIDGHIGNTYRRVRIGVGHPGIKEMVQHHVLGDFSKYDREWLEPLLEAIGDNAGMIAKGDESGFMNKLSLAVRGNAEPEPEKPAQKQAPKQQSHVRQARPQQPVAKLPESGPMAAMLKKLFGKD; from the coding sequence ATGCTGCTGTTTGCAGGACTCGGCAATCCGGGCGCGAAGTATGCCAACAACCGGCACAATGTCGGCTTCATGGCGGCGGACGCTATCGCCCGCCGCCATTCCTTTTCACCCTGGTCGAAGAAGTTCCAGGGCCTGATTTCGGAAGGCACGCTCGGCGGCGAAAAGATCGTCCTGATCAAGCCGCAGACCTTCATGAACCTGTCGGGACAGTCGGTCGGCGAAGCGCTGCGCTTCTACAAGCTCGAATCTTCGGCTCTCACGGTCTTCTACGACGAGATCGACCTCGCCGAGGGCAAGGTCCGCATCAAGACCGGCGGCGGCGCCGGCGGCCACAACGGCATCCGCTCGATCGACGGCCATATCGGCAACACCTATCGCCGCGTGCGCATCGGCGTCGGCCATCCCGGCATCAAGGAAATGGTCCAGCACCATGTGCTCGGCGACTTCTCCAAGTATGACCGCGAATGGCTCGAGCCGCTACTCGAAGCCATCGGCGACAATGCCGGCATGATCGCCAAGGGCGACGAGTCCGGCTTCATGAACAAGCTCAGCCTCGCCGTTCGGGGCAACGCCGAGCCCGAGCCGGAAAAGCCGGCGCAAAAGCAGGCTCCCAAGCAACAGAGCCACGTCCGCCAGGCGCGCCCGCAGCAGCCGGTGGCCAAATTGCCGGAATCCGGCCCCATGGCCGCCATGCTGAAGAAGCTGTTCGGCAAGGACTGA
- the ychF gene encoding redox-regulated ATPase YchF, producing the protein MGFKCGIVGLPNVGKSTLFNALTRTAAAQAANYPFCTIEPNTGEVAVPDPRLQKIAAIAKSKEIIPTRISFVDIAGLVRGASKGEGLGNQFLANIREVDAIVHVLRCFEDDDITHVEGRIDPVADAETVETELMLADLDSIERRIVQIRKRAGSKDKEATTVLPMMEAALELLQAGKPTRVLLKGISAEDLRILQGLNLLTSHPVLYVCNVAEADAATGNEHTKAVEKMAAAQGASVVVISAAIEAEVAQLSDEEEMEFLSSLGLDEPGLNKVIRAGYELLHLITYFTAGPKETRAWTIHKGDKAPQAAGVIHTDFERGFIRAQTIAYNDFITLGGEVAAKEAGKARDEGKEYVVQDGDVLLFKFNT; encoded by the coding sequence ATGGGTTTCAAATGCGGCATCGTTGGCTTGCCCAACGTCGGCAAGTCGACGCTTTTCAACGCGTTGACCAGGACGGCGGCGGCGCAGGCCGCCAACTATCCGTTCTGCACCATCGAACCGAACACCGGCGAGGTGGCGGTGCCCGATCCGCGTCTGCAGAAGATCGCCGCGATCGCCAAGTCGAAGGAGATCATCCCGACCCGCATCTCCTTCGTCGACATCGCCGGCCTGGTGCGCGGCGCCTCGAAGGGTGAGGGCCTGGGCAACCAGTTCCTCGCCAACATCCGAGAGGTCGACGCCATCGTGCATGTGCTGCGCTGCTTCGAGGATGACGACATCACCCATGTCGAGGGCCGCATCGACCCCGTCGCTGACGCCGAGACGGTCGAGACCGAACTGATGCTCGCCGATCTCGACAGCATTGAGCGCCGCATCGTGCAGATCCGCAAGCGCGCCGGCAGCAAGGACAAGGAAGCGACCACCGTGCTGCCGATGATGGAGGCCGCACTCGAGCTTCTGCAGGCCGGCAAGCCGACCCGCGTCCTGCTCAAGGGTATTTCGGCCGAGGATTTGCGCATCCTGCAGGGCCTGAACCTGTTGACCTCGCATCCCGTACTGTATGTCTGCAACGTCGCCGAGGCCGATGCCGCGACCGGCAACGAGCACACCAAGGCCGTGGAAAAGATGGCCGCCGCGCAAGGCGCCAGCGTCGTGGTGATCTCGGCCGCGATCGAGGCCGAAGTCGCCCAGCTTTCAGACGAGGAGGAAATGGAATTCCTGTCCTCGCTCGGCCTCGACGAACCCGGCCTCAACAAGGTCATCCGCGCCGGCTACGAGCTTCTCCACCTGATCACCTATTTCACCGCCGGGCCGAAGGAAACGCGCGCCTGGACCATCCACAAGGGCGACAAGGCACCGCAGGCCGCTGGTGTCATCCACACCGACTTCGAGCGCGGTTTCATCCGCGCCCAGACCATCGCCTACAACGACTTCATCACGCTTGGCGGCGAAGTGGCGGCCAAGGAAGCAGGCAAGGCGCGCGACGAAGGCAAGGAATATGTCGTCCAGGACGGCGACGTCCTGCTGTTCAAGTTCAACACCTGA
- a CDS encoding class I SAM-dependent methyltransferase, which produces MIASSLHRGKPEHHGEAFETARAELALILHTSHQQVEQRKDPAETVRRLLLSLNALRSKVHSDVWQALIPVAQNHPLLEYFLQDPLTHWSFTKPRGYSGDAQLLDYIYCDPHVAESVASASEVGKALYSHTQNVPSCVAARERRDLLTRYVDEIAAKNGPQTEVLAIAAGHLREANRSAALAEARLKRWVALDQDPQSVGLIARDFQGTAVEAIDGSVRTVLARGHKMGKFDFIYASGLYDYLQHNVAVKLTKTCLQMLKPNGTFLFANYAEGNPDAGYRETFMDWVLLLRTEVDMWNIINASVDRNTVEARVFFGENRNVLYAVIEKRG; this is translated from the coding sequence ATGATCGCCAGCAGCCTCCATCGAGGAAAGCCCGAGCATCACGGCGAAGCGTTCGAAACCGCTCGCGCGGAGCTCGCGCTCATACTCCACACGTCGCACCAGCAGGTCGAACAACGAAAGGATCCCGCCGAGACCGTTCGCCGCCTGCTGTTGTCCCTCAACGCGCTGCGTTCCAAGGTCCACTCCGACGTCTGGCAAGCCTTGATACCGGTGGCTCAGAACCACCCGCTCCTGGAATACTTTCTCCAGGATCCGCTCACGCATTGGTCCTTCACCAAGCCCAGGGGGTATTCCGGCGACGCGCAGTTGCTGGACTACATCTACTGTGATCCGCACGTGGCCGAGAGCGTGGCAAGCGCCTCGGAGGTCGGCAAGGCGCTCTATAGCCATACCCAGAACGTACCATCGTGCGTCGCGGCACGGGAACGGCGCGATCTCTTGACCCGCTATGTCGATGAGATCGCGGCCAAAAACGGACCGCAAACCGAGGTCCTGGCTATCGCGGCCGGTCATTTGCGGGAGGCCAATCGCTCGGCCGCCCTGGCGGAGGCCCGTCTCAAGCGTTGGGTCGCGCTCGACCAGGATCCTCAGAGCGTTGGATTGATCGCGCGCGACTTCCAGGGCACCGCGGTCGAGGCCATCGACGGCTCGGTCAGGACCGTGCTGGCAAGAGGCCACAAGATGGGCAAGTTTGACTTCATCTACGCCTCCGGCCTTTACGACTACCTCCAGCACAACGTCGCCGTAAAACTCACCAAGACCTGCCTGCAGATGCTGAAGCCGAACGGGACATTTCTTTTCGCGAACTACGCGGAGGGCAATCCTGACGCCGGTTACCGTGAGACGTTCATGGACTGGGTGTTGCTGCTGCGCACGGAGGTCGACATGTGGAACATCATCAATGCCAGCGTCGACCGCAACACCGTCGAGGCGCGGGTGTTCTTTGGCGAGAACCGCAACGTGCTCTACGCAGTCATCGAAAAGCGCGGATAG